The genomic segment TGGAAAAGCCACTCAGTGCTAATATCAAAATGCCAATGCCAACAGCAATGCCAATAATGATAGTGCCAGAACTGCCTCCATCACCTGAAAACAACAAATTAGTAAGTCCATGTTTATGTTTTAACCTAGACAAGTTCCACAATTTAATGTCAAGGGTGCTCGTGGCCTTCACTTGAAGATCCTCTAAGGCGTATGATACTCACTTTAACATTCTCTTAATCCATCACACCCTCAAATTCTCGCCAACGTAGTTAAGACCATGTTAGAAATGTGAACACTTGACCTAACACTGATTAACAAGTAGTAATTTTTTACAATTCTGGGGCATGAGAGAGTGGAAACAAGACTCCCACCTAATTGCTTTTCTGCTATTGCTTTCTTCCACAGTGGGAAAAAGCTTCATTGTAGCCGTGATTTCTGCTAGCCATATACAGTTCACTTTAAGGTCATTTAAGGCCATATATCAAAGAAGTTCCTCACAACACAGCGACGCAAGGGCCAAATTTACATGGGGTTACTCTGAGATCCTATACAATTCACTGTTTTGACTATGAGCATGCAATTTCATAGCAAATGAGTCAATTGAACAGAATATACGTTTGGACAACAACATTTTCCAAATTATACTAGCCAGGTAAGCCTGAAATGTGGCTGGACATCAACCTAACTCAACTAAATCCAGGAACACAAATTGCCTAAACAACTGAGATATTATATTCTTCCCTACAATTCACATGTAGCTGTCAGCTCTAAGCATCTACAAAGGTTACAAGGCTGACGTTATGGAAAGGAAAAACAGCTTGTGGGGTCGAAATCAATAATTATCCCCACCTAAAGTATTTAACATTAATCTCAAGTTTGAAAAGCAAGGGAATGCAAAGGACTATCAAGCCTGGCTCAGCATGAACCTACCAAGTCAATAATGCCGGGCTTTGAGCGTTGGGATTTATTAAACCGATCAAATGGGGCCCCCTTGACCATAATATTTCCTAAGAATAGCTCGCTTGTCACATCAACTCGATAATACCAAACTCCAAACTCAAGGTTTAATGAGCAAGAGATATCTTGTTCTTGCTTGGCTAATCGGTtgaactgtatttttaaaaaagttaatttttttttaatatgtatagaTCATTTTgctatgttaatattaaaaataatttttaaaaaataataaaacatcattttaacatatttttgaacaaaaaatactttgaaaaacaaccgttaCGACATTTTCAGACAGTATCTTAGTAGAAAAACATGATTGttttactaaaataacatcatttgaaatattattgtttttttttaaaaaaaaaagtcaaaatttaACATATCAATTCACGAGTAGGTTGCATCTTATAAATatgctttaaaaaattctttcgTTTTCATATCACAGACTTGCCTTTTTTAGGTGGGGATAACTCACTTATTTAAGCAACTATTATTACATAAGCTTTCATAAAAGGGACAGCTATATATTCTCACCATTACAAGTATACAAAAACTTAACTATCACAGCCAACTCCATCATCGTCCACTTTAAGCGAAACCCATATCCTAACCATGGTCTAATAACAGATGGTGGCTAGCCACTATAGACACCTTGTTAGCAAACTTTCTGGTTTCGGTTTCAACAGTGTCAAGCCAGCTTCCATAGACTAAAACTtaggtatttttgatattttttataatttaaatacattaatatcaaaaattaaacaacCTTAATTCTTTTTCTAGGATtctaaagggttttttttttccttttgccaGGGTCCATCAAAACTGGCAAGTAATGATATCGACCTATTCAAACAAGTGGATCCCACTTACCGGTAGGATCCAAAATACCAAATAGTGGACGgctaggggaaaaaaaaagggctcGTTCATACCCATGTCAATGTGATTATTAAttgcaattaaaacaaaaaaaatgtgttcCATGCAAATCTTGGCACAATacaatttggttttttcttgtCAATGTTCACTTGGGAGTTGAACAACATGTCTTTGGCCTTTTTGGTCTTCAAAAACAGGCAACAATACCAGTCTTGGATTCCAAGGTAAGTGCAAAATCATAGACCCACTAATGCAATGGTAGTTTCCTTGCATCCCCACCATTTATTACCTAACATGAGAGATTTAATGTTGCTGACCTAACACCATTTCTTTCATACACCAGCGATAAtctaaattcaaatattttctcTAGTTTATTAAACtagtggaatttttttaaaaaaaaaaatcccatgaaTCTAATTCATGTTAATGTCACATATGTGGTTTAACTTGATTATGTGAAACATTCCTAGTCAAATAATATACATTTGACATCCTAGCTCAACAATTTATGAGAAATTAGAGGATTTtaagaagaataataatagtaaaacaaaaggaagtaGTAGAAACTAAAGAGAGAGTTATGAACATACCGATGTCGGAAGCTGCCAATCTTACATAGAGATCTTGTCCTCCACTTGGATATTGTCTCATGTCGATGAGTTCACCAGTCCAAAACACACAGCCAGAGCCTCCATTACTGATATTTGAGTTAGCATAAGCAGTACAAGAACAATTCCTTGAACACATCAATTCACAATCCTTGAGACTCGTATTCCTGTCTACATATGTGGTTTCGCTCTCTGGCAATTTCATGTTCCTCATGTGCAAAAATTTATCTTTCGAGCAATTCAAATCTGTCCTCCTGACACACCCACTTGATCCATCTCTCAAATTCCACGCTTGAATATTCTTGGGCTGAAAACCCTTCATACACTTGCAAACTGGTGAAGCATTTGAGTCACATATACCATATGGACCACACTCTCTATACTCGTCACATTGATCTTTTGGTGCGTACCAAAACTTACTCCATTGTTGTGTCTCTGGAACCCAGGCAAATCTTTGAAGAAGCCCAGATGAAGTGACACTCAATCTTGAATATAAACTCTTGTTTGATATGTGAAAGGAATAATATACCTCATCTTGATTagtaataaaattgaaactcaTGTGATCAACAGGTTCCATTTCTGGCACACCACTAAATCTTTGTCCATTCCATGGTCCACTTCTATACCTTTTTTCTTGATCTTTCAAGAAAAAAGCTTCAGGGAATCCATGATACTCTAGCTTGAAAGAAAAATCACCTGTACCAGGATCATCACTGCTTTTCCAGGAACTCAAGAACCTGTCTAGACCTGCGTTTAGATCCCAACCGAACTTCATATCAGGTAATAAAGTATCAGTTGGATAGTCAAAGCTTTGCCATAAAAACTGACCACTGTCACTTGCTTGATCTCTTAGTACTAGATTTCCTGAATCTAACAACTGCATAACTGGGTTTCTTGCATTTGTTTGATTGGATGACCATATGAGATTCTCTGCCCGATCAAAAAGAACAATGCTTTGATTTAAGATTTTGAAGGTCCCAGAGGAGTTTGTGAGGGGGTTATCTCTGTTAGCAACCCAAACATAAGTTCTTGGTACGTTCTTGTACCATATCCCCACATACCAGTTTCTTGAATTGCCTGGAGTGAAGAATCCAAGCTCAAAATCCTGGCTTGTGGAGATGAGGGTTTGGCCATTAACAAGCGATTGTGTTGCTGTTAAGGTGTCTAAAGATGAGGCAAATTTTGAGGTGAAGAAAGAAAGGATtgtgaagaacaacaaagcggTGATGG from the Populus nigra chromosome 9, ddPopNigr1.1, whole genome shotgun sequence genome contains:
- the LOC133703309 gene encoding receptor-like serine/threonine-protein kinase SD1-8, whose translation is MKSITTRHHCSITALLFFTILSFFTSKFASSLDTLTATQSLVNGQTLISTSQDFELGFFTPGNSRNWYVGIWYKNVPRTYVWVANRDNPLTNSSGTFKILNQSIVLFDRAENLIWSSNQTNARNPVMQLLDSGNLVLRDQASDSGQFLWQSFDYPTDTLLPDMKFGWDLNAGLDRFLSSWKSSDDPGTGDFSFKLEYHGFPEAFFLKDQEKRYRSGPWNGQRFSGVPEMEPVDHMSFNFITNQDEVYYSFHISNKSLYSRLSVTSSGLLQRFAWVPETQQWSKFWYAPKDQCDEYRECGPYGICDSNASPVCKCMKGFQPKNIQAWNLRDGSSGCVRRTDLNCSKDKFLHMRNMKLPESETTYVDRNTSLKDCELMCSRNCSCTAYANSNISNGGSGCVFWTGELIDMRQYPSGGQDLYVRLAASDIGDGGSSGTIIIGIAVGIGILILALSGFSIWKRKRLLSVCNGSTPQKGPQDRSQDFLLNGVVISKRDYTGERSTDELELPLFDFSTIATATNNFADENKLGEGGFGRVHKGRLVEGQEVAVKRLSKNSVQGTEEFKNEVRLIARVQHRNLVRLLGCCVEKDEKILIYEFMENRSLDFVLFNKAKSSLLNWQRRYNIICGIARGLLYLHQDSRFRIIHRDLKASNILLDHEWTPKISDFGMARIFGGDQIQANTVRVVGTYGYMSPEYAMDGLFSAKSDVFSFGVLVLEIVCGEKNRGFYHSFSELNLLGHVWRQWKDGKGLEVLDKSVGNSYSPCEVLRCIQVGLLCVQEKAEDRPTMSSAMLMLSSETATMPQPRTPGYCLGRSPFETDSSSSKQDESFSVNHVTVTVLDAR